The following are encoded in a window of Streptomyces sp. Go-475 genomic DNA:
- a CDS encoding ABC transporter permease subunit, with product MATITANPPRIGLPGLLKNRAVQKLLLLAVAAAILVPLANARWASGTWPSALTVDFSEPLAKASDWIIDNRDSHPLFLYFFGHVSNVVVIAVRAVYLTLLAVGWAGVTALGALVAWRVAGVKLALGTAVAFLACGLLGMWVPTMQTLALMVVAVLASVVVGALLGLAAGLSDRMDRVLRPVLDTMQVLPAFAYLLPVVLVFGIGVPAAVLATVIYAAPPMARLTALGLRGADKEVLEAVESLGSTARQRLLTARIPLARKELLLGVNQTIMMALSMAVIAAVIGAGGLGDRVYQALASVDVGAALAAGIPIVLLAVVLDRVTGAAGEKLGAAPEPRGRLGWLLALAGVVAVAVAGRLAGRLDWPDAWVVGIAEPVNRAVDWMTAHLYSGVPVIGGTADWAGHFTTWVLDPVRDGLQGLPWWSLLLIVAALAWVIGTWRTALTAVLAMAAIGVLGVWKPSLDTLSQVLAAVAVTLVVGFAVGIAAARSDRLERALRPVLDVFQTMPQFVYLIPVVALFGVGRAPAVAAAIVYALPAVVRITTQGLRQVDPAALEASGSLGATSWQQLRQVQLPLARPALLLAVNQGLVLVLAVVVIGGLVGGGALGYDVVFGLAQGDLATGLVAGVAIVCLGLMLDRVTQPTERRAKKGA from the coding sequence ATGGCGACCATCACGGCGAACCCGCCCCGCATCGGCCTGCCCGGACTGCTGAAGAACCGGGCCGTCCAGAAGCTCCTCCTGCTCGCGGTCGCGGCAGCGATCCTCGTCCCCCTGGCCAACGCCCGCTGGGCCAGCGGCACCTGGCCGAGCGCGCTGACCGTCGACTTCTCCGAGCCGCTCGCCAAGGCCAGCGACTGGATCATCGACAACCGCGACAGCCACCCGCTCTTCCTGTACTTCTTCGGCCACGTCAGCAACGTCGTCGTCATCGCCGTCCGGGCCGTCTACCTCACCCTCCTGGCCGTCGGCTGGGCCGGTGTCACCGCCCTGGGCGCCCTGGTCGCCTGGCGGGTGGCCGGTGTGAAGCTGGCGCTCGGCACGGCCGTCGCGTTCCTCGCCTGCGGCCTGCTCGGCATGTGGGTGCCGACCATGCAGACCCTCGCCCTGATGGTCGTCGCGGTCCTCGCCTCGGTCGTGGTGGGCGCCCTGCTCGGGCTCGCCGCCGGGCTGTCCGACCGCATGGACCGCGTGCTGCGCCCGGTCCTGGACACCATGCAGGTGCTGCCCGCCTTCGCCTACCTGCTGCCGGTCGTCCTCGTCTTCGGCATCGGCGTCCCCGCGGCCGTCCTGGCCACCGTCATCTACGCCGCCCCGCCCATGGCCCGCCTCACCGCGCTCGGCCTGCGCGGCGCCGACAAGGAAGTGCTCGAGGCGGTCGAGTCGCTCGGCTCCACCGCACGCCAGCGGCTGCTGACCGCCCGCATCCCGCTGGCCCGCAAGGAACTCCTCCTCGGCGTCAACCAGACGATCATGATGGCGCTGTCCATGGCCGTCATCGCCGCCGTCATCGGCGCGGGCGGCCTCGGTGACCGCGTCTACCAGGCGCTGGCCTCGGTCGACGTCGGCGCCGCGCTCGCCGCCGGCATCCCGATCGTGCTGCTGGCCGTCGTCCTGGACCGCGTCACCGGCGCGGCGGGCGAGAAGCTCGGCGCCGCACCGGAGCCCCGCGGCCGGCTCGGCTGGCTGCTCGCCCTGGCCGGTGTCGTCGCCGTGGCGGTCGCCGGACGGCTCGCGGGCCGCCTCGACTGGCCCGACGCCTGGGTCGTGGGCATCGCCGAGCCCGTCAACCGCGCCGTCGACTGGATGACCGCGCACCTGTACTCCGGCGTCCCCGTCATCGGCGGCACCGCCGACTGGGCGGGCCACTTCACCACCTGGGTCCTCGACCCGGTCCGCGACGGCCTGCAGGGGCTGCCCTGGTGGTCCCTGCTGCTCATCGTCGCCGCCCTGGCCTGGGTGATCGGCACCTGGCGCACCGCGCTCACCGCTGTCCTCGCCATGGCCGCGATCGGCGTCCTCGGCGTCTGGAAGCCGTCGCTGGACACCCTCTCCCAGGTCCTCGCGGCCGTCGCCGTCACCCTCGTCGTCGGCTTCGCCGTCGGTATCGCCGCGGCCCGCAGCGACCGCCTGGAACGGGCACTGCGCCCCGTCCTCGACGTCTTCCAGACGATGCCGCAGTTCGTGTACCTGATCCCGGTCGTCGCCCTGTTCGGCGTCGGCCGCGCCCCGGCCGTCGCCGCCGCGATCGTCTACGCGCTGCCGGCCGTCGTCCGCATCACCACCCAGGGCCTGCGCCAGGTCGACCCGGCCGCGCTGGAGGCGTCCGGCTCGCTCGGCGCGACCAGCTGGCAGCAACTGCGGCAGGTCCAGCTGCCGCTGGCCCGCCCCGCCCTGCTGCTCGCCGTCAACCAGGGCCTCGTCCTGGTCCTCGCCGTCGTCGTCATCGGCGGCCTGGTCGGCGGTGGCGCGCTCGGCTACGACGTCGTCTTCGGCCTCGCCCAGGGCGACCTGGCGACCGGTCTGGTGGCCGGCGTGGCGATCGTCTGCCTCGGCCTGATGCTCGACCGGGTGACCCAGCCCACCGAACGCCGCGCGAAGAAGGGAGCGTGA
- the pabB gene encoding aminodeoxychorismate synthase component I — MKTLLIDNDDPYTYNLFQLIAEVNGEEPVVVRNDVPVDGLPDLRKFDNLVLSPGPGHPGDARDFGIGARLLATCPVPVLGVCLGHQGIALGEAGLVGPAPEPRHGHLSTVRHDERDLFRGLPQHFTAVRYHSLAVREPLPPALEATAWAEDGVLMGLRHRSRPLWGVQFHPESVLTEYGHRMLVNFRNLTAERAGKLRTKNTAVPSHEAVPRRPGVPECEAGVRRPGAGAVIGAGAVAGVVAGAAAVVAGNGVVPRPAAAAAVFQVTAVSQTAASGPGGAPTSGAAPESGGAPTSDAAPRSDEAPTSDGAARSDEAPASGGTGGSAAAIPRPRRPGRVGYRLHTRRIAGAVDTEAVFSRMFAGSPRGFWLDSSLVEPGRSRFSFLGDDSGPLAEFVRYDVGTGRCEIERAGRPVRKVAASVFDYLKRQLTNRRVDATGLPFDFTGGYVGYFGYEMKADCGSPNRHRSPAPDAAWLFADRVIAVDHREGFTYAVCLAEDTPQAAREAADWLEGALAGLSCVAAERPPLPVPPVPADPGAAEPWLVRDRARYLTDIEACRRELRAGTSYGVCLTNAARLPAPPDTFAFYRTLRRDNPAPYAAFLRFGELEVAGASPERFLRIGRDGTVEAGPVKGTAPRGDGPEEDARLRDGLASDAKTRAENLMVVDLLRNDLGQVCRTGSVRVSKLMATETYATVHQLVSTVVGRLRPGTDAVDCVRACFPGGSMTGAPKLRALEIIDSLETEARGVYSGALGYFGCGGGADLSIVIRTAVVAGGQLHLGAGGAIVLGSDPEAEYEEMLLKTAAPMRALRRHTTDRTRQQAPPGSRAGAAEEARR; from the coding sequence GTGAAGACCCTGCTCATCGACAATGACGACCCGTACACGTACAACCTGTTCCAGCTGATCGCCGAGGTCAATGGCGAGGAGCCGGTGGTGGTCCGCAACGACGTGCCCGTCGACGGCCTGCCGGATCTCCGGAAGTTCGACAACCTCGTGCTGTCCCCCGGCCCCGGACACCCGGGCGACGCGCGGGACTTCGGCATCGGGGCCAGACTGCTCGCCACCTGTCCGGTGCCCGTGCTGGGCGTGTGTCTGGGCCATCAGGGCATCGCGCTCGGGGAGGCCGGGCTGGTGGGGCCCGCTCCGGAGCCGCGGCACGGGCATCTGTCCACGGTCCGGCACGACGAACGGGATCTGTTCCGGGGCCTGCCGCAGCACTTCACCGCCGTCCGCTACCACTCGCTGGCCGTGCGCGAGCCGCTGCCCCCGGCGCTGGAGGCGACGGCCTGGGCGGAGGACGGCGTCCTGATGGGGCTGCGGCACCGCAGCCGGCCGCTGTGGGGCGTGCAGTTCCACCCGGAGTCCGTCCTCACGGAGTACGGCCACCGCATGCTGGTGAACTTCCGGAACCTGACCGCCGAGCGGGCCGGCAAGCTGCGTACGAAGAACACGGCGGTGCCGTCGCACGAGGCCGTGCCGCGCCGGCCCGGCGTCCCGGAGTGCGAGGCCGGGGTCCGGCGTCCGGGGGCGGGGGCGGTCATCGGAGCGGGGGCGGTTGCCGGGGTGGTTGCGGGGGCTGCGGCGGTCGTCGCCGGGAACGGGGTCGTTCCACGGCCTGCGGCCGCCGCGGCCGTCTTCCAGGTCACCGCCGTCTCCCAGACGGCGGCGAGCGGGCCCGGTGGGGCACCCACGTCCGGCGCGGCACCCGAGTCCGGCGGGGCACCCACGTCCGACGCGGCTCCCAGGTCCGACGAGGCACCCACGTCCGACGGCGCTGCCAGGTCCGACGAGGCACCGGCGTCCGGTGGAACCGGCGGCTCCGCCGCCGCCATCCCCCGCCCCCGGCGTCCCGGCCGTGTCGGCTACCGGCTGCACACCCGTCGGATCGCCGGTGCCGTCGACACGGAGGCGGTGTTCAGCCGGATGTTCGCCGGGTCGCCGCGTGGGTTCTGGCTGGACAGCTCCCTGGTCGAGCCGGGCCGGTCGCGGTTCTCGTTCCTCGGGGACGACAGCGGGCCGCTCGCCGAGTTCGTGCGGTACGACGTGGGGACCGGGCGCTGCGAGATCGAGCGGGCGGGACGGCCGGTGCGGAAGGTCGCGGCGAGTGTCTTCGACTATCTCAAGCGGCAGTTGACGAACCGTCGCGTGGACGCGACCGGGCTGCCGTTCGACTTCACCGGCGGGTACGTCGGTTACTTCGGCTACGAGATGAAGGCCGACTGCGGGTCGCCCAACCGCCACCGCTCCCCCGCCCCGGACGCCGCCTGGCTGTTCGCCGACCGGGTGATCGCGGTGGACCACCGGGAGGGCTTCACGTACGCCGTCTGCCTGGCCGAGGACACCCCGCAGGCCGCCCGGGAGGCCGCCGACTGGCTGGAGGGCGCGCTGGCCGGTCTCAGCTGTGTGGCGGCGGAGCGGCCGCCCCTGCCCGTGCCGCCGGTCCCGGCGGACCCCGGCGCCGCCGAGCCGTGGCTGGTGCGCGACCGGGCCCGGTACCTCACGGACATCGAGGCGTGCCGGCGGGAGCTGCGGGCCGGCACCAGTTACGGGGTCTGCCTGACCAACGCCGCCCGGCTGCCCGCCCCGCCCGACACGTTCGCGTTCTACCGGACGCTGCGCCGCGACAACCCGGCGCCGTACGCGGCGTTCCTGAGGTTCGGGGAGCTGGAGGTGGCCGGGGCCTCGCCCGAACGGTTCCTGCGGATCGGCCGGGACGGCACGGTCGAGGCCGGACCCGTCAAGGGGACCGCGCCCCGGGGCGACGGCCCGGAGGAGGACGCCCGGCTGCGGGACGGGCTCGCGTCGGACGCCAAGACGCGGGCCGAGAACCTGATGGTCGTGGACCTGCTCCGCAACGACCTGGGGCAGGTCTGCCGGACCGGGTCGGTGCGGGTCTCCAAGCTCATGGCCACGGAGACGTACGCCACGGTGCACCAGCTCGTCTCGACCGTGGTGGGCAGGCTGCGGCCGGGCACGGACGCGGTGGACTGCGTGCGGGCCTGTTTCCCGGGCGGTTCCATGACCGGTGCGCCCAAGCTGCGCGCGCTGGAGATCATCGACTCGCTGGAGACCGAGGCCCGGGGCGTCTACTCGGGGGCCCTCGGCTACTTCGGCTGCGGCGGCGGCGCCGATCTCAGCATCGTGATCCGGACCGCCGTCGTGGCCGGCGGTCAGCTGCACCTGGGCGCGGGCGGTGCGATCGTCCTCGGCTCCGATCCGGAGGCGGAGTACGAGGAGATGCTGCTGAAGACGGCGGCCCCGATGCGGGCCCTGCGCCGGCACACGACCGACCGGACACGGCAGCAGGCCCCGCCGGGGAGCCGGGCGGGGGCGGCCGAGGAGGCCCGGCGATGA
- a CDS encoding isocitrate lyase/phosphoenolpyruvate mutase family protein translates to MSKADTFRALHHHRAPGDPLVLPGPWDAASARVFAEAGFPALATPSAGVAACLGYEDGQVPADEMFAAVARITRAVDVPVSADVEGGYGLAPKELVERLLEAGAVGCNLEDSAGGVLKDPHAHAAWLAEVREAAGDRLFVNARVDTFARGVADPERAIERAALYVAAGADCVYPIGAPPDVLPLLRAGIQGPINVGTLVDEGPSPAELGARGATRITFGPGLQRRAAGALREIAAGLRRR, encoded by the coding sequence ATGAGCAAGGCCGACACGTTCCGAGCCCTGCACCACCACCGGGCGCCCGGGGATCCCCTCGTCCTGCCCGGGCCCTGGGACGCGGCCAGTGCCCGGGTGTTCGCCGAGGCGGGGTTCCCGGCGCTCGCCACGCCCAGCGCCGGGGTGGCCGCCTGTCTCGGGTACGAGGACGGGCAGGTCCCGGCCGACGAGATGTTCGCCGCGGTCGCCCGGATCACCCGGGCCGTCGACGTGCCCGTGTCGGCGGACGTGGAGGGGGGATACGGGCTCGCGCCGAAGGAGCTGGTGGAACGGCTGCTGGAGGCGGGGGCGGTGGGCTGCAACCTGGAGGACTCGGCGGGCGGGGTGCTCAAGGACCCGCACGCGCACGCCGCCTGGCTGGCCGAGGTGCGGGAGGCGGCGGGTGACCGGCTCTTCGTCAACGCGCGCGTGGACACCTTCGCGCGCGGGGTCGCCGACCCGGAGCGGGCCATCGAGCGGGCCGCGCTGTACGTCGCCGCGGGGGCCGACTGCGTCTACCCGATCGGCGCCCCGCCGGACGTGCTGCCGCTGCTGCGGGCCGGGATCCAGGGGCCGATCAACGTCGGGACCCTGGTCGACGAGGGCCCCTCGCCCGCCGAACTCGGCGCGCGAGGGGCCACCCGGATCACCTTCGGGCCGGGACTCCAGCGGCGGGCCGCCGGCGCCCTGCGGGAGATCGCCGCCGGCCTGCGACGGCGGTGA
- a CDS encoding PLP-dependent aminotransferase family protein encodes MAKPWATFGVDLHLEPAGPGLRRGLTDALRAAVRSGRLAPGTRLPSSRALAADLGIARNTVADAYADLVAEGWLTARQGSGTRVAEREVVPPSGTAPHPRARTRPAYDLRPGSPDLASFPRAEWLKAARRALHTAPHHALDYGDDPRGRPELRTALAGYLSRARGVRADPQRILVCSGFAHGLKLLGTVLRARGARTVAVESYGLGTHGRLLTASGLDLAPLPFDGLGTDPGGLTAADAVLLTPAHQFPMGVPLHRDRRAAVVDWARRTGGLVLEDDYDGEFRYDRQPVGALQGLDPDRVVYLGTASKSLAPGLRLGWMVLPPDLTEQVAEAKGGVDTCGVLDQLTLAEFLTSGAYDRHVRAARLRYRRRRDALVAAVAARAPEARVTGIAAGLHVLLRLPPGTEESVVQAARWQGLAVHGLTRYRRPGALAEPVDALVVGYGTPPDHAWSGALDALCAVLPG; translated from the coding sequence ATGGCGAAACCCTGGGCCACTTTCGGTGTCGACCTGCATCTGGAACCGGCCGGCCCCGGACTGCGCCGGGGCCTGACCGACGCCCTGCGCGCAGCGGTCCGCTCCGGCCGGCTCGCCCCCGGCACCCGGCTGCCCTCCTCCCGGGCGCTCGCCGCCGACCTGGGCATCGCCCGCAACACGGTCGCGGACGCCTACGCCGACCTGGTCGCCGAGGGCTGGCTCACGGCCCGGCAGGGCTCGGGGACCCGGGTCGCCGAGCGCGAGGTCGTCCCGCCCAGCGGCACCGCACCCCACCCCCGGGCCCGCACCCGCCCGGCCTACGACCTGCGCCCCGGCAGCCCCGACCTCGCCTCCTTCCCGCGCGCCGAGTGGCTCAAGGCGGCCCGCCGCGCCCTCCACACCGCCCCCCACCACGCGCTGGACTACGGCGACGACCCCCGCGGCCGCCCCGAACTGCGGACCGCGCTCGCCGGTTACCTCTCCCGGGCCCGGGGCGTCCGCGCCGACCCCCAAAGGATCCTGGTGTGCTCCGGGTTCGCCCACGGCCTGAAGCTGCTCGGCACGGTCCTGCGGGCGCGCGGGGCACGGACGGTCGCGGTCGAGTCGTACGGCCTCGGCACGCACGGCAGGCTCCTGACCGCGTCCGGCCTGGACCTCGCCCCGCTGCCCTTCGACGGGCTGGGCACGGACCCGGGCGGTCTGACCGCCGCCGACGCGGTCCTGCTCACCCCCGCCCACCAGTTCCCCATGGGCGTGCCCCTGCACCGCGACCGCCGCGCGGCCGTCGTGGACTGGGCGCGGCGCACCGGCGGGCTGGTGCTGGAGGACGACTACGACGGCGAGTTCCGCTACGACCGGCAGCCCGTCGGCGCGCTCCAGGGCCTGGACCCCGACCGGGTGGTCTACCTGGGCACCGCGAGCAAGTCCCTCGCGCCCGGGCTGCGGCTGGGCTGGATGGTGCTGCCGCCGGACCTGACCGAGCAGGTCGCCGAGGCCAAGGGCGGTGTCGACACCTGCGGGGTGCTGGACCAGCTGACCCTGGCCGAGTTCCTCACGTCCGGCGCCTACGACCGGCACGTCCGCGCGGCCCGCCTGCGCTACCGGCGCCGCCGGGACGCCCTGGTCGCCGCCGTCGCGGCCCGGGCCCCTGAGGCCCGCGTCACCGGCATCGCGGCGGGCCTGCACGTCCTGCTGCGGCTGCCGCCCGGCACCGAGGAGTCGGTGGTCCAGGCCGCCCGCTGGCAGGGCCTCGCGGTCCACGGACTCACCCGCTACCGGCGCCCCGGCGCGCTCGCCGAACCGGTCGACGCCCTGGTCGTCGGCTACGGCACACCACCGGACCACGCCTGGTCGGGGGCGCTGGACGCGCTGTGCGCGGTACTGCCCGGGTAA
- a CDS encoding ABC transporter substrate-binding protein, which yields MRVRTTAAVAAVSSLALLTGCGAADMTKQASPFANAQGAKTVTLSVQSWVGAQANVAVAQYLLEHELGYRVDTVQVDEVPAWDALSQGRVDAILEDWGHPEQEKRYVDDKKTIARGGGLGVTGHIGWFVPTYLAKQHPDITNWKNLNKYSHLFRTPESGSKGQLMDGSPSYVTNDKALVKNLKLDYQVVFAGSEAAQITQIKQFAKEKKPFLTYWYAPQWLFKKVPMTEVKLPPYKEGCDADPEKVACAYPHTPLQKYLNSGFAKNGGKAAAFLKKFRWTTEDQNEVSLMIAEQKMSPEDAAKKWVDSHKSTWKKWLS from the coding sequence ATGCGAGTCCGTACGACCGCCGCGGTCGCCGCGGTGAGCTCCCTGGCGCTGCTCACCGGCTGCGGCGCCGCCGACATGACCAAGCAGGCGTCGCCCTTCGCCAACGCGCAGGGCGCCAAGACCGTGACCCTGTCCGTGCAGTCCTGGGTGGGCGCCCAGGCCAACGTGGCCGTCGCCCAGTACCTGCTGGAACATGAGCTGGGCTACCGCGTCGACACCGTCCAGGTCGACGAGGTGCCCGCCTGGGACGCCCTCAGCCAGGGCCGCGTCGACGCGATCCTGGAGGACTGGGGCCACCCCGAGCAGGAGAAGCGGTACGTCGACGACAAGAAGACGATCGCCCGGGGCGGCGGACTCGGCGTCACCGGCCACATCGGCTGGTTCGTGCCGACGTACCTCGCCAAGCAGCACCCGGACATCACGAACTGGAAGAACCTCAACAAGTACTCCCACCTGTTCCGCACCCCCGAGAGCGGCAGCAAGGGCCAGCTGATGGACGGCTCGCCGTCCTACGTCACCAACGACAAGGCGCTGGTGAAGAACCTGAAGCTGGACTACCAGGTGGTGTTCGCGGGCTCCGAGGCGGCGCAGATCACGCAGATCAAGCAGTTCGCCAAGGAGAAGAAGCCCTTCCTCACCTACTGGTACGCGCCGCAGTGGCTCTTCAAGAAGGTCCCGATGACCGAGGTGAAGCTGCCGCCGTACAAGGAGGGCTGCGACGCCGACCCGGAGAAGGTCGCCTGCGCCTATCCGCACACGCCGCTGCAGAAGTACCTGAACTCGGGCTTCGCGAAGAACGGCGGCAAGGCGGCGGCCTTCCTGAAGAAGTTCCGGTGGACGACCGAGGACCAGAACGAGGTCTCCCTGATGATCGCCGAGCAGAAGATGTCGCCGGAGGACGCGGCGAAGAAGTGGGTGGACAGCCACAAGTCCACGTGGAAGAAGTGGCTGTCCTGA
- a CDS encoding carboxymuconolactone decarboxylase family protein, whose protein sequence is MTARTRLLDPGVARAMSALSATAKQGLGDPALAELVVIRASQLNHCAFCLDMHLAIAREHGVGEQQLDLLAAWEEAGDVFDERERAALALTEAVTVLTEGFVPDEVYERAAKHFDEVRLAHLIGLIVAINNWNRVMVARRVPPGGHTP, encoded by the coding sequence GTGACGGCCCGGACCCGGCTGCTGGACCCCGGGGTCGCCCGGGCCATGTCCGCCCTGAGCGCCACCGCCAAGCAGGGCCTCGGCGATCCGGCCCTGGCCGAACTCGTGGTGATCCGCGCCTCGCAGCTCAACCACTGCGCGTTCTGCCTCGACATGCACCTCGCGATCGCCCGCGAGCACGGCGTGGGCGAGCAGCAGCTCGATCTGCTGGCGGCCTGGGAGGAGGCCGGGGACGTCTTCGACGAGCGGGAGCGGGCGGCGCTCGCGCTGACGGAGGCGGTGACCGTGCTGACCGAGGGTTTTGTGCCGGACGAGGTGTACGAGCGGGCCGCGAAGCACTTCGACGAGGTCCGGCTCGCGCACCTGATCGGGCTGATCGTCGCCATCAACAACTGGAACCGGGTGATGGTCGCCCGCCGTGTTCCGCCGGGGGGTCACACGCCATGA
- a CDS encoding glycine betaine/L-proline ABC transporter ATP-binding protein, whose translation MDTTPVFSVEGLWKVFGPKADRIPGDPELTALDAAELRARTGCTAAVRDVSFDVRKGEVFVVMGLSGSGKSTLVRCLTRLIEPTAGTIAIDGEDVRAMDRSRLRELRRHRAAMVFQHFGLLPHRTVLDNVAYGLEIQGMGKAERRERAAEVVAKVGLEGMEHRRPGQLSGGQRQRVGLARALAVDPQVLLFDEPFSALDPLIRRDMQEEVVRLHREEGRTMVFITHDLQEALKLGDRIALMRDGRVVQLGTPEEIVGSPADDYVREFVRDVPREQVMTVRTAMRRPSAELDGSGPAVRPDATVSEAIEAVARAGAPARVVDKGRCVGVVDSDTLLGVVAGTEQPAPPGTEQPKEAV comes from the coding sequence ATGGACACCACCCCCGTCTTCTCGGTGGAGGGCCTGTGGAAGGTGTTCGGCCCCAAGGCCGACCGCATTCCCGGCGACCCCGAACTCACCGCCCTGGACGCCGCCGAGCTGCGCGCCCGCACCGGCTGCACCGCCGCCGTCCGGGACGTCAGCTTCGACGTGCGCAAGGGCGAGGTCTTCGTCGTCATGGGCCTGTCCGGCTCCGGCAAGTCCACGCTGGTGCGCTGCCTGACCCGGCTGATCGAGCCGACCGCCGGCACGATCGCCATCGACGGCGAGGACGTCCGCGCCATGGACCGCTCCCGGCTGCGCGAACTGCGCCGCCACCGCGCCGCCATGGTCTTCCAGCACTTCGGCCTGCTGCCGCACCGCACGGTCCTCGACAACGTCGCCTACGGCCTGGAGATCCAGGGCATGGGCAAGGCCGAGCGGCGCGAGCGGGCCGCCGAGGTCGTCGCCAAGGTCGGCCTGGAGGGCATGGAGCACCGCCGCCCCGGCCAGCTCTCCGGCGGCCAGCGCCAGCGCGTGGGCCTCGCCCGGGCCCTCGCCGTCGACCCCCAGGTCCTCCTCTTCGACGAGCCGTTCAGCGCGCTCGACCCGCTGATCCGGCGCGACATGCAGGAGGAGGTCGTCCGGCTGCACCGGGAGGAGGGCCGCACGATGGTCTTCATCACCCACGACCTCCAGGAGGCCCTCAAGCTGGGCGACCGCATCGCCCTGATGCGGGACGGCCGGGTGGTGCAGCTCGGCACGCCCGAGGAGATCGTCGGCTCGCCCGCCGACGACTACGTCCGCGAGTTCGTCCGGGACGTCCCGCGCGAGCAGGTCATGACGGTCCGCACGGCCATGCGCCGCCCGTCGGCGGAGCTGGACGGCAGCGGACCGGCGGTCCGGCCCGACGCGACGGTCTCCGAGGCCATCGAGGCCGTCGCCCGCGCCGGCGCCCCCGCCCGGGTCGTGGACAAGGGCCGGTGCGTGGGCGTGGTCGACTCCGACACCCTCCTCGGCGTCGTCGCCGGCACGGAGCAGCCCGCCCCGCCGGGGACGGAGCAGCCCAAGGAGGCGGTGTGA
- a CDS encoding carboxymuconolactone decarboxylase family protein: MTISEEKTAEYAPEEPVEYAPEEPARLDWAKHAPEVYKAMVRLEIAARQGLDHKLYELVKIRASQLNHCAFCIDMHTKDTLAAGERVERIVQLSAWDESRHFYTAKELAALELTEAVTVLTDGFVPDEVYEKAATHFEEAELAQLIAAITTINAWNRFGVTCRMTPGHYQPGQYK; encoded by the coding sequence ATGACGATCAGCGAAGAGAAGACCGCGGAGTACGCCCCCGAGGAGCCCGTGGAGTACGCCCCCGAGGAGCCCGCCCGCCTGGACTGGGCCAAGCACGCGCCCGAGGTCTACAAGGCGATGGTCCGACTGGAGATCGCCGCCCGGCAGGGCCTCGACCACAAGCTGTACGAGCTGGTGAAGATCCGCGCCTCCCAGCTCAACCACTGCGCCTTCTGCATCGACATGCACACCAAGGACACCCTCGCGGCGGGCGAGCGCGTCGAGCGGATCGTGCAGCTCAGCGCCTGGGACGAGTCGCGGCACTTCTACACCGCGAAGGAGCTCGCGGCCCTGGAGCTGACGGAGGCCGTGACGGTCCTGACGGACGGTTTCGTGCCGGACGAGGTGTACGAGAAGGCCGCGACGCACTTCGAGGAGGCCGAGCTGGCGCAGCTCATCGCCGCCATCACGACGATCAACGCCTGGAACCGGTTCGGCGTGACCTGCCGGATGACGCCGGGGCACTACCAGCCGGGCCAGTACAAGTGA